From the genome of Atribacterota bacterium:
TTTATGGAAACCGGGAAGTGATCGTCCTGGCTGTGTCTGGGTTGCACAACGTGTTCCTGATGGAGAAATTTTTGTTTGTGCCAATCGTAGCCGTATAGGTGAAGTAGACCTGGATGATACTGACAACTTTATGGCTTCTCCAAATATCTTCTCTTTAGCAGAAGAAATGGACCTTTGGGATAAAGATAGTGGTGAACCATTTAAAGTCTATGAAACATATGGTTATAAAGATTACTCCACTTATAATGCCAGACGTGAATGGCGGGTACTTGACCTGGTAGCTCCTTCCCTGGAATTAGACCCATGGATGGAACGTTATCCTTTCTCAGTCAAGCCTGATGAAAAGATTGCTGCACAGGATATTATGGCTATTAACAGAGATCACTATGAAGGAACAGAATTTGACTTAACCAAGGGCTTGGAGGCCGGTCCTTTTGGGACTCCAAATCGTTATCCTACTCCTGGCTCCCAGAATCCGGAGGGTAGTGCAGGATGGGAAAGAGCAATATCACTATTCAGAACCAATTTCTCAACAGTGGTAGTTGCCAGAAAAGACATGCCAAGCTGGGTTGGAGGATTAACATGGTTTGCATATGATGCACCTCACAGTTCATGTTATTTCCCAATCTACGCAGGTATTACAGAATTACCGGAATCTTTTGCTAAAGGAATGAGAGGCGGCAGCTATGATGTATTCAGCCGTGAATCAGCCTGGTGGGCATTTAATTTTGTTTCCAATTGGGCTGATTTAAAATATTCCTATATGATTGAAGATATTAAAGCAGTTCGTGATCCTTTAGAGGAAGAATTTTTTGCAGTACAACCAACTATTGAAAAGACAGCCCTGGATCTATATGAACAGGATCCCGATCTTGCCAGAAGATTCTTAACTACTTACAGCAATAGTTGTGCAACCAGAGTTGTAGATGCTTACTGGAAACTGGCAAGCCAGTTAGTGGGTCGTTATGCTGACGGTTATGTCTATGGTGATGATGAGTATAAAGTAGAATCCGTTGGCTACCCACAAGAATGGATGGATGCAGTAGGTTTTGGTAAAAGCACCATACCTCCGGAAGGTTCACCAAAATAGAATAATAAAAGAGATACTTTGATTTAATAATCTTAAATTGCTAACATGTGAATTTGATAAATCCTGGCAGATAGAAAATAAGAATATCTGCCAGGATTTTTAAAAATACCCTGGAGGTGATAGACGCTTTATAAATTTTTTCAGAAATAAGAAATAAAAATGGAGGAAATAATTAATGAACAAAAGAAATAAAAATATAATTTTATTTTTAACTGTAGTATTTTTTTTAGTTAATATTAGTATTACCTTAATAGCTGGTAATCCTGATAATTGTACTGAATGCTGTGAACCTGATGATATGTGTACAGTTATGATGGCTGGTAAAGATGCAACCCTGGATGGCTCAACCTTAACCCTTCAGACAGCAGACTGTGGTATTTGTGATTTCACTTTCCGATTTGTACCGGCAATGGAATTTGAAGAAGGTGATATGCGCAAGATTTACTCAAAGAGTCAATATGCAGCCTGGCCTACACCGGAAGAGGTTGGTGGTCCCATTGAAACCATTGAAGATATTTATCATGAAGAATGGTTTACCGGAATCGAGATACCCCAGGTAGAGAAAACATATTCTTATATACATGCTGTTTTTGGCAATATAAACGAAAAACAACTGGGTATTAATGAATCCACTATTGGCTGCCGTTCTGAATTAAGAAATCCAAATGCACAAATTTGTATCACAGAACTTACCATGCTGGCAATGGAAAGATGTGAA
Proteins encoded in this window:
- a CDS encoding C69 family dipeptidase, with the protein product MSIKRILLIFSIFTLLMLLAINPVAAQQEVDSECTILGVTPGSSVDGSSMTTHTDDSGTDTFHVYMVPAKDHEAGSMRPVLKHTDLGAYAHKNNPIVSPGEIPQVEHTYAYTNASYSFQNEMQVGMGESTVSGRREMRNADGWFDIVELQRIALERASTAREAVQIMGTLAEEYGYYIGGECITVIDPDEVWVFEIYGPGALWKPGSDRPGCVWVAQRVPDGEIFVCANRSRIGEVDLDDTDNFMASPNIFSLAEEMDLWDKDSGEPFKVYETYGYKDYSTYNARREWRVLDLVAPSLELDPWMERYPFSVKPDEKIAAQDIMAINRDHYEGTEFDLTKGLEAGPFGTPNRYPTPGSQNPEGSAGWERAISLFRTNFSTVVVARKDMPSWVGGLTWFAYDAPHSSCYFPIYAGITELPESFAKGMRGGSYDVFSRESAWWAFNFVSNWADLKYSYMIEDIKAVRDPLEEEFFAVQPTIEKTALDLYEQDPDLARRFLTTYSNSCATRVVDAYWKLASQLVGRYADGYVYGDDEYKVESVGYPQEWMDAVGFGKSTIPPEGSPK